The following coding sequences lie in one bacterium genomic window:
- a CDS encoding electron transfer flavoprotein subunit beta/FixA family protein encodes MKIVVCIKQVPDTMDVRIDPVTNTLVRAGVPSILNPFDEFAIEEGLRIREKCGGTVTAVTMGPPQADEILRVALAMGVDDVALISDRAFAGSDTLATSYTLSRGIGKIGGVDIVITGKQAIDGDTAQVGPGIAARLGLSQLTYVSKVEDIDLEKKTITVERLLDGGRERVQADLPVLMAVVKDINVPRQPSILKMKKARGAQIPLWKAQDIDADENQIGQNGSPTWVERIFSPEQKSGGDVFSGEADECAARITELLLEMKLQ; translated from the coding sequence ATGAAAATTGTCGTTTGCATCAAACAGGTTCCCGATACCATGGATGTACGGATTGACCCGGTGACGAATACGCTCGTCCGGGCCGGTGTTCCCTCGATTCTCAATCCGTTCGATGAGTTTGCCATCGAGGAGGGGCTGCGAATCCGTGAGAAGTGTGGTGGTACGGTTACCGCCGTCACCATGGGACCGCCGCAGGCCGATGAGATTCTCCGTGTTGCGCTCGCAATGGGAGTGGACGATGTTGCTCTCATTTCTGACAGGGCGTTTGCCGGCTCCGATACCCTTGCGACCTCGTATACGCTTTCACGTGGAATCGGGAAAATCGGCGGTGTCGATATCGTCATTACCGGAAAGCAGGCCATTGATGGCGATACCGCGCAGGTCGGCCCCGGTATTGCCGCAAGGCTTGGGTTGTCTCAGCTTACCTATGTATCGAAAGTCGAGGATATCGATCTCGAAAAGAAAACGATAACCGTCGAGCGTCTTCTCGATGGCGGCCGTGAGCGTGTACAAGCGGACTTGCCGGTTCTGATGGCGGTTGTCAAGGATATCAATGTTCCCCGTCAGCCCTCGATCCTGAAAATGAAAAAAGCACGGGGCGCGCAGATACCGCTGTGGAAGGCTCAGGATATTGATGCAGATGAAAATCAGATCGGCCAGAACGGTTCCCCGACGTGGGTCGAGCGGATTTTTTCCCCGGAACAGAAGTCGGGCGGAGACGTGTTCAGCGGCGAGGCGGATGAATGCGCGGCGCGGATAACGGAACTTCTGCTTGAAATGAAGTTACAGTAG
- a CDS encoding electron transfer flavoprotein subunit alpha has translation MGLVIIKEKCVGCRLCIKACPFGALDLIDKKAVVNEKCTLCGICVSSCKFDAIVLPERDRTGHVNIDEYHGVWVFVQEDGGGIHHVSLELVGEGRKLADRLGTHLSCMVMGEGIEPLLDELSHYPVDRMYAVEHPVLARYRTKPFVAASVALITRYKPEIVLIGATATGRDFGGGLATELRTGLTADCTDLDIEDETRSLLQTRPAFGGNIMATIKSSRHRPQMATVRPKVFAMPLRGEKRAIEVVREEVSLSEADQMTRILEWIPSKEGVNLADANIIVSGGRGIGKPENFSLLQELAELLGGAVGASRAVVDAGWIDYSHQVGQTGRTVRPTVYIACGISGAVQHIAGMKTSEVIIAINRDPDAPIFKVATYGFVGDVLEIVPKLIKELKSRRGLA, from the coding sequence ATGGGACTTGTCATTATAAAAGAAAAGTGTGTCGGATGCAGATTATGTATAAAGGCCTGCCCCTTCGGCGCGCTCGATCTCATCGATAAAAAAGCGGTTGTTAACGAGAAGTGCACATTATGCGGAATCTGTGTAAGCTCCTGCAAGTTCGATGCAATCGTTCTTCCCGAGCGAGATCGTACAGGCCACGTGAACATCGATGAATATCACGGTGTCTGGGTGTTTGTCCAGGAGGACGGCGGCGGCATTCACCATGTATCGCTCGAGCTCGTAGGCGAGGGAAGGAAGCTTGCCGACCGGCTCGGCACCCATCTTTCCTGCATGGTGATGGGGGAAGGCATCGAACCGCTTCTGGATGAGCTCTCGCATTATCCCGTTGACCGTATGTATGCGGTTGAGCATCCTGTGCTTGCACGGTACCGCACCAAGCCGTTTGTCGCTGCGTCGGTTGCGCTCATCACCCGGTACAAGCCTGAAATCGTTCTTATCGGCGCCACTGCAACGGGGAGAGATTTCGGAGGCGGGCTTGCGACCGAGCTCAGAACGGGACTGACAGCCGATTGCACCGATCTCGATATCGAGGATGAAACGCGGAGTCTCCTCCAGACCCGTCCTGCATTCGGCGGGAACATCATGGCAACCATCAAATCGTCACGGCACCGTCCCCAGATGGCGACCGTACGGCCTAAAGTGTTTGCCATGCCGCTCAGGGGTGAGAAGCGCGCCATCGAGGTTGTAAGGGAGGAAGTCAGCCTTTCGGAAGCAGATCAGATGACAAGAATACTTGAGTGGATTCCTTCAAAGGAAGGTGTCAACCTTGCCGATGCCAATATCATCGTTTCCGGCGGGCGCGGGATAGGCAAACCGGAGAATTTCTCCCTGCTCCAGGAGCTGGCGGAGCTTCTCGGCGGAGCTGTCGGAGCGTCGCGCGCGGTCGTTGACGCCGGATGGATCGATTATTCCCACCAGGTTGGCCAGACGGGACGGACAGTGAGGCCGACGGTGTATATTGCGTGCGGTATTTCCGGTGCTGTGCAGCATATTGCCGGTATGAAAACATCGGAAGTAATCATAGCCATCAACAGGGACCCCGATGCGCCGATTTTCAAGGTCGCGACGTACGGTTTTGTCGGAGATGTACTGGAAATTGTCCCGAAACTGATAAAGGAGCTGAAAAGCCGCAGAGGTCTGGCATAA
- a CDS encoding serine hydroxymethyltransferase, translated as MSESNTVSGCCTGNYLFKSDPEVYKEIKHEFERQRDNLEMIASENYASTAVLEAAGSMLTNKYAEGYPGRRYYGGCEFVDDVERIAIARAKTIFGCDHANVQPHAGSQANMAAYFAMLQPGDRIMAMDLVHGGHLTHGSKVNFSGRMYEIIPYGVRRGDCLIDYDALAKKARETKPALIVGGATAYPRIIDFPKFREIADEVGARFMVDAAHIAGLIAGGEHPSPVPFADVVTGTTHKTLRGPRGGFILSTEELAKPVDRQIFPGIQGGPLMHIIAAKAVAFGEVLKPEFKTYVRQIVVNCKTLAAELMSRGYTLVSGGTDNHLILVDLSGSGITGKIAEEALGIAGITVNKNTIPFETEKPTITSGIRIGTAALTTRGMKEPEMRTIADFISRVLKNIDNETVLAKIRGESRELAQSFPIFAW; from the coding sequence ATGAGTGAATCGAATACTGTTTCCGGCTGTTGTACGGGCAACTATCTCTTCAAATCCGATCCCGAGGTCTACAAAGAGATAAAACATGAATTTGAACGTCAGCGCGACAACCTCGAGATGATAGCATCCGAGAACTATGCATCGACCGCGGTTCTTGAGGCCGCCGGCTCCATGCTTACGAATAAGTATGCCGAGGGTTATCCGGGGCGGCGTTATTACGGCGGGTGCGAATTCGTGGATGATGTCGAGCGGATTGCGATCGCAAGGGCAAAAACCATCTTCGGTTGTGATCATGCGAACGTTCAGCCTCATGCCGGTTCGCAGGCCAACATGGCGGCTTATTTTGCCATGCTCCAGCCCGGCGACCGTATCATGGCGATGGACCTCGTGCATGGTGGTCATCTGACCCACGGCAGTAAAGTGAACTTTTCGGGCCGTATGTACGAGATCATTCCCTACGGTGTCAGGCGCGGAGACTGCCTGATCGACTACGATGCTCTTGCCAAGAAGGCCCGTGAGACAAAACCTGCCCTGATCGTCGGAGGCGCGACCGCCTATCCGCGGATCATCGATTTTCCGAAATTCAGGGAAATCGCCGACGAGGTCGGCGCCCGTTTCATGGTTGATGCAGCCCATATAGCCGGGCTCATTGCCGGCGGCGAGCATCCGAGCCCGGTGCCCTTTGCCGATGTTGTAACGGGGACGACGCATAAAACTCTCCGTGGTCCGCGCGGCGGATTTATCCTGTCCACCGAAGAGCTGGCAAAACCGGTCGACAGACAGATTTTCCCCGGTATTCAGGGCGGCCCTCTCATGCACATCATTGCCGCAAAAGCCGTGGCGTTCGGCGAGGTGCTGAAACCGGAGTTCAAAACCTATGTACGGCAGATTGTCGTGAACTGTAAAACGCTTGCGGCGGAGCTCATGTCCCGTGGATACACTCTTGTGTCGGGCGGGACGGACAACCATCTCATTCTGGTCGATCTGAGCGGGAGCGGCATCACGGGGAAAATTGCGGAGGAAGCCCTCGGGATCGCCGGAATCACGGTCAATAAGAATACAATCCCCTTCGAAACGGAGAAACCGACGATAACGAGCGGTATTCGTATCGGTACAGCCGCCCTCACGACCCGTGGAATGAAAGAGCCTGAGATGCGCACGATTGCCGATTTTATTTCGCGTGTTCTGAAAAATATTGATAACGAAACAGTTTTGGCGAAAATACGCGGAGAATCCCGCGAACTTGCTCAATCGTTTCCGATATTTGCATGGTAA
- the nrdR gene encoding transcriptional regulator NrdR, whose amino-acid sequence MKCPFCGSDTDKVVDSRSSKNGESIRRRRECQKCNQRFTTYEYIEDVSLNVIKSDGTREPFDRKKLLRGITISCAKRPISIDRLDEIVDQIVREIEMRGEREISSKLVGEMVMRHLRDLDEVAYVRFASVYRKFKDKSEFMEELKNFIES is encoded by the coding sequence ATGAAGTGCCCGTTTTGCGGTTCTGATACAGACAAGGTGGTCGATTCGAGATCTTCTAAAAACGGCGAATCGATCAGAAGACGTCGGGAGTGCCAGAAGTGCAACCAGCGTTTTACGACCTATGAGTACATTGAGGATGTCTCACTCAATGTCATTAAATCCGATGGTACCCGCGAGCCGTTCGACCGGAAGAAACTGCTCAGGGGTATTACGATTTCATGTGCAAAACGGCCGATTTCGATTGACAGGCTCGATGAGATAGTCGACCAGATAGTCCGCGAAATAGAGATGCGTGGTGAACGTGAAATTTCATCGAAACTTGTCGGTGAAATGGTCATGAGGCATCTCAGGGACCTTGACGAAGTCGCATATGTCCGGTTTGCATCCGTGTATCGTAAATTCAAGGACAAGTCGGAATTTATGGAAGAGCTGAAAAACTTCATCGAGTCGTGA
- a CDS encoding YggS family pyridoxal phosphate-dependent enzyme has product MSIAGNIKRVYEEIGEAASRAGRDPSEVVLLAVTKTRTVREIEEAAAAGIVHFGENRVQEASSKIPDIALPVIWHMIGPLQSNKVKPAAALFEWIDSIHSKKIVDLLSERAAETGRIFKVLIQVNISGESAKSGVPVNEVRDLVACAAEKRNLDVRGLMTLGSFGVTREVTRSEFARMRDLFDSFRADPELAPRMEVLSMGMSDDFTIAVEEGSTMVRVGTAIFGKRI; this is encoded by the coding sequence ATGTCAATAGCCGGAAACATAAAGCGCGTGTACGAGGAGATCGGCGAAGCGGCTTCCCGCGCGGGACGCGACCCTTCGGAGGTGGTTCTGCTCGCTGTGACCAAGACGCGCACGGTACGGGAGATTGAGGAGGCAGCTGCTGCGGGAATCGTGCACTTCGGCGAGAACAGGGTTCAGGAAGCATCCTCGAAAATCCCCGATATAGCTCTTCCGGTTATCTGGCACATGATCGGTCCGCTTCAGTCGAACAAAGTCAAACCTGCGGCAGCCCTGTTTGAGTGGATAGACAGTATACACTCGAAAAAAATTGTCGATCTGCTTTCGGAGCGTGCCGCCGAAACGGGACGAATCTTCAAAGTGCTCATTCAGGTTAATATTTCCGGTGAATCCGCCAAATCGGGTGTCCCGGTCAATGAAGTCCGTGACCTGGTTGCCTGTGCGGCCGAAAAAAGGAATCTCGATGTAAGGGGGCTCATGACCCTCGGATCGTTCGGTGTGACTCGAGAGGTTACTCGTTCCGAGTTTGCCCGGATGCGTGACCTGTTTGACTCTTTCCGCGCCGATCCGGAGCTGGCTCCCCGTATGGAAGTGCTTTCCATGGGCATGTCTGATGATTTTACCATCGCGGTCGAGGAAGGTTCGACCATGGTCAGGGTAGGAACGGCAATTTTCGGAAAAAGGATTTGA
- a CDS encoding YggT family protein, giving the protein MIRMVFYHILEGMILLIRACTIIAAGLLIARSIIVRFMPVQARSLVLTLENMTEAFVTPVRVILPEQGCTRNIDYAPLVAAIIILLLGLGFKELLENIEVYCAINR; this is encoded by the coding sequence ATGATTCGCATGGTTTTTTATCATATACTGGAAGGAATGATCCTCCTTATCCGGGCGTGTACGATTATTGCTGCGGGACTCCTGATTGCGAGATCGATTATTGTCCGGTTCATGCCGGTGCAGGCGCGATCTCTTGTACTTACCCTGGAAAATATGACCGAAGCGTTTGTTACCCCGGTTCGGGTTATACTTCCAGAACAGGGATGCACACGTAATATTGATTACGCTCCTCTCGTGGCGGCAATCATCATTCTTCTGCTGGGGCTTGGTTTTAAGGAACTGCTTGAAAATATTGAAGTTTATTGCGCAATAAACAGATGA
- a CDS encoding DivIVA domain-containing protein: MNISPLDIRKHEFRKTMRGFDPDEVTAFLDMISMEYETLVRDNALMNEKVANLDSQLKKYRDIESTLRETLLSAQKAREDTIITAKKQAEVIVREAEVKAASIIEEGRNALTRLRSAFTELKVHKDTYLTKIKALTKAQLDVFEQYTFSEEKKLEDMKPISDEGTVETSRKEVSQKEISLKETAPKEVPQQPKQSGKKADEVVQLTRETFFPEDFDDAKEDDK; encoded by the coding sequence GTGAATATCTCACCGCTTGACATACGGAAACATGAATTCAGAAAGACGATGCGTGGTTTTGACCCTGACGAGGTGACGGCGTTTCTGGATATGATTTCTATGGAGTACGAAACCCTTGTCCGTGATAACGCCCTGATGAATGAAAAAGTGGCTAATCTGGACAGTCAGCTCAAGAAGTACCGTGATATCGAGAGTACTCTCAGGGAAACCCTTCTTTCCGCCCAGAAAGCTCGTGAAGATACAATCATAACTGCAAAAAAACAGGCCGAGGTAATCGTGCGCGAGGCCGAAGTGAAAGCAGCTTCGATTATCGAAGAAGGCCGTAATGCACTGACGCGGCTCCGGAGCGCGTTTACGGAGCTCAAGGTTCACAAAGACACATATCTCACAAAAATAAAAGCGCTTACCAAAGCCCAGCTCGATGTATTTGAGCAGTATACATTTTCCGAGGAGAAGAAACTCGAGGATATGAAGCCGATTTCAGATGAAGGAACGGTTGAAACATCCCGGAAAGAAGTATCTCAGAAAGAGATATCCTTGAAAGAAACAGCCCCGAAGGAAGTACCACAGCAGCCGAAACAATCCGGGAAAAAAGCGGATGAGGTTGTACAGTTGACCCGGGAGACATTTTTCCCGGAGGATTTCGATGACGCAAAGGAAGATGATAAGTAA
- a CDS encoding purine-nucleoside phosphorylase: MTVITDMVKKARDYISSMTDFVPEAGIVLGTGLGGLSNEIQSETVIPYSDIPGFVHSTVESHQGRLILGTLSGHRVVAMQGRFHYYEGYSMQEITFPVRVLKYLGASVLVISNAAGGIRADFGKGDLVLIKDHINLLGDNPLRGVNEPEFGTRFSDMSEPYSRRLMALARSAAVEKGIGLREGVYAAMQGPSLETAAEYRFLRMIGADMVGMSTVPEAIVAVQMGMEVLGITIISDICIPENLERVVIQEIIATCEAAEPRLTMLIREVIGKL, translated from the coding sequence ATGACTGTTATAACCGATATGGTTAAAAAGGCGCGTGACTACATTTCCTCCATGACCGATTTTGTGCCCGAAGCGGGAATTGTTCTCGGAACCGGTCTCGGTGGTTTGAGCAATGAGATACAGTCTGAAACGGTTATTCCGTATTCCGATATTCCCGGTTTTGTTCATTCTACCGTGGAATCCCATCAGGGCAGGCTGATTTTAGGAACATTATCGGGGCATCGGGTAGTCGCCATGCAGGGACGATTCCATTATTACGAGGGATATTCCATGCAGGAAATCACATTCCCCGTGCGTGTCTTAAAGTATCTCGGCGCTTCGGTTCTTGTGATTTCAAATGCCGCAGGCGGTATAAGGGCCGATTTCGGGAAGGGCGATCTCGTGCTTATCAAAGACCATATCAATTTATTAGGAGACAACCCGCTCAGGGGTGTGAACGAACCGGAATTCGGTACGAGATTTTCCGATATGAGCGAACCCTATTCACGGCGTCTCATGGCACTGGCCCGTTCTGCGGCTGTGGAGAAGGGAATAGGCCTTCGGGAGGGCGTATACGCAGCGATGCAGGGGCCGTCGCTTGAAACCGCAGCCGAGTACCGCTTTCTCAGAATGATAGGGGCAGACATGGTCGGAATGTCCACAGTTCCGGAAGCTATTGTGGCTGTTCAGATGGGTATGGAAGTGCTCGGTATAACCATAATTTCCGACATTTGCATTCCCGAAAACCTGGAACGCGTGGTCATACAGGAGATCATCGCAACCTGTGAAGCGGCTGAACCAAGATTGACGATGCTTATAAGGGAGGTAATCGGGAAGCTGTAA
- a CDS encoding TraR/DksA family transcriptional regulator, whose translation MNQKDLEYFKDLILRKKEALVAELGYLETSTMSTTSKDQSGDLSAYSFHMADQGTDTMEREMAFSLASREGRYLHHLNEALDRIKDGTYGKCRSCGNDISKSRLEAVPNATQCIKCKNAEEKKQRGL comes from the coding sequence ATGAATCAAAAGGATCTTGAGTACTTCAAGGATTTGATCCTGAGAAAAAAGGAAGCGCTGGTGGCCGAGCTCGGTTATCTCGAGACCTCGACCATGAGTACGACTTCCAAGGATCAGTCCGGTGATCTTTCCGCCTATTCTTTTCATATGGCCGATCAGGGTACTGATACCATGGAGCGGGAAATGGCGTTTTCTCTCGCCTCACGTGAAGGGCGTTATCTCCACCATCTCAACGAAGCCCTCGATCGTATCAAGGATGGGACATACGGGAAGTGCCGTTCGTGCGGAAATGATATTTCAAAGTCCCGGCTTGAGGCTGTTCCCAATGCAACGCAGTGCATAAAGTGCAAGAACGCCGAAGAAAAAAAACAGCGAGGATTATAG